The Pichia kudriavzevii chromosome 3, complete sequence nucleotide sequence ACGCGAAGAAATAGTAAAGAGATTAAAGCAAGAAGACAAAGCTGTTTTAAGTGACATCCTTGAAACCCACCGAGAAAAACTTGATAGTGAGTCGCCTGAAAAAGTAAATATTGATATGGCAATCAGCGAACTTAAAGGACAGCATGATATACAACTAGATGAGAATATATGCGGAATAAAATTCAACAGTGGCAATGATATGAGTAAGCACATCACCGGAGGTGTTTTGACGCAAAATAATACACAACCttctgaagatgatgtCATGTTACTGGAGATGATTGACGCACAACTATCACTAGATCCTACTCCATTAGTGAATCCATCTTTAATGAAAGATTCAGGAGGCAATAAGGTATCTAAGTCTAAACTGGATAGCAAATCCTCCCAAGCTAGTCTCAACAATAACTTAACTATATTCAATAGAAATTTGGTTAATTTGGACTCCTTTGGTGGCTCTGATCTCTTGATCTATGATGATGGAAAAAGTAATGCACAAGATTTTGCTATGGATATTGATGCCACAGAAAAAGATATAGATACGAACAAATACTACGACGATAACGATGATAAAAAACCTCTACTATTTGGACACGCAATGACCACCTCTGAGTCTGTGATACAGACGGCAGCAAATAGCGCCCATGAAGACATTGATCGTCTTTTGGCAGAACCGATGATGAATGGTGATGACTTTCTTATGTACTAGTGACGCAGGTAAAAATATATAGAGACCAACCGATATATCCATATATTAGGCATGACTTAATGAATTAATTTATATTTGTACATGGTGGTTGGTGAATACTCAACGGAGCGGCCAAAATCATGACAGCACGTGACTATAATCTTTTTTAGAGCGTTTACCTCCGTGCACCCTATTTTGGTTAAGCAGCCCGTATTATTTGCCCAGCTGCGAACTTCCTTTCGCTTTAGAGATTGAGAAATGAAATGTTCACCTTCAAACATGTCCGTTAAGAACCATCTAAGTTGCTGTTAGAAACAATTAGACAAACCTATAATCAGCCAAAATGCAGTTCATGGGTGTTAAAGCATACAAGTTCCCTCTTGTCAAATTCTACTGGCctttctttgttggttGTATGTATTTTtaaaatgatgaatttggatTCTTTTGCAGCGTTCCAATAGTATCAAACTAAGGATCCTACAATACAACTATATACCTACCAAAATGAACTCACTATGAATCACCCTTTGATACGTTGCCATGAAATCTCCATCTGTTTATTAGCTCTGTATGCAGCAAGTTGTGATTTATGAATAAATTACTAACACCATCTCCCCCGTTAATTGAATCTTACAGTCGGTATCACTACTGTCTTGATCTCCAAGGCACAAACTGCTCTTTCCAACACTGAAGAGTTCATCAATGATCCAAGACATCCAAGATTTGCAAGTGGTGACGTTGACCACAAATAAATTATTTGCTAGACTTATATGTCATTCGTTGTGAGTACTACGTCTATattcattattattatttataactctatttattattttgttgtttaACGAAATCGAAAAGAAATTCATGAAAATAAATGTTCTCCGTTTCTCAGGTGACCTTTGTTTGACAAGAATGTATCGTAATGCGCTTTTCTATTGGTGTGTTATAAAAGAGTTATAAAAGAGTTGAATCATTGATGATAGATACAATTACTATATGCTTCATATTTCATGTTGCTCTTGAGCTGCATCTAATGCCTCCTTCAAGGTCTTCAGTAAATCCTCTGTCTTCTCCATACCAATACTTAATCTGACGAGATTTGGATCAACTCCCCACTTAGCGACCTCGTCTAACTCATTGTAATGAGCTAAGATTGAATATGGGCAAACAAGTGTAAAATTGGTACCTAAAGATGGCCCCTTTGATAGCTGAACCGTATTGTAAAAACAAATGGCATCCATTTCGTCTTTGAAGACAACCGATAGTAATGCACCATAACCACCATGCTCACGTTTAACTTGGTCATAATGAGCTTTGCTTGCGGGAGATGTGACGCTAGGGTAGAAAATCTTCTCGATTAGAGGAGATTCTTGGAATAACTTCAGAACTTGCTCAGCattttcattcattttCTTAGAACGCTCCTCAAAGTCACGAGAGTTTCTCTCAAGATAAATTGCATCTTGATCCCAGAAGAAATCCTCATAATCATCATTCATGAActccttcaatttatcATAATTCTTACCTTTTTTATTAAGCACTAGGCAACCTGCCATAACATTGGAATCACCCGAAAAAATTTTTGTCAATGACgaaacaacaatatcaCAATATGGGATCACATTGACATTGGACGAGTTACCAACAGTATCATctacaacaacagaaaaCCCAAATTTGTCACTCAACTTTTTGATTCTGATAATATCTGGTGTTTTGAGAAGAGGATTAGATGGGAATTCacaaaataaagacaaaaTTCTTTCGCCTGATTCTAATCGTAGTTCAAGGTCGTCCAAGGATTCATCATCTCCAAAACCATAAAAATGAACCCCAGCACCCCATTTTCTTAAAATGTTTAAAGTATCAACATAtggaaaaccaaaacatACAGATTTGAGGGTGTTAGaatctttttcatcattaaaaCCTAAAATTGCACGGTGTGCATTGAAGATGGCTGCCATACCTGATGGATATAAATAAACATTTTCAGAATCTGAATATGAGTGATCATATTCTGATGCTAGTCTTTGTaacaatattttctttgcatCTTTTGCAAACCTTAGATCTAAATTCCGACCAAATCTCTCCTCAATAAAGGTAGCACTTTCTTGCTTTATATTTGACCTACTAATGTTAATAGACGATCTTGAGGATCTGGATGATCTTGAAGGCCGTGGAGAATGCGACGATGATGAGGCGGTTGATGCGGAATCTCTCTTAGAGTTCATTTCTGCAGCCAACTTATCCTTCATCTCAGAGAGAAAGTATTCAGCCAACCTAGACGAAATACCCTCACCACTATGTTGCCAGTATTGTTTGGCTATTGGAAATAACTTGGAATGAAAAAACACAAATGCAAGATTTGCTTCTACTTTGGTGGAAGTTTCTTCAGCATTGGCCGGAGGGGGTGAAGAAAGTTGCAAAATTCTAACAACAGCCTTCACGGGAGGATTTAACGCAGCCGCCTTTTCCTTGATGAAGGCCCTGCAACGTTTAGCAATATTATAAGTAGGGAAAATCATACATCTTTCATCGTCCCTGCCGTATGAACCTTCGACCAATTTTGCTAGTTGTTGGATATCGTTGTGGATGAAAAAACGTGGATAGCCAGAGTTCATCTTTTGAACAACCCAATCTTTACCTTCTTCATATCCTACCGTTGCTTCCCACGTGGGCAAAGTAACAGAAACAGCATGATCGGTATTGTTTGGAATGGGAGCACCTATGTTTTGAGATGGTGGATTCACAGGCATCTTCCGTAGAGTGGTCAAGTACTTTTGATTGAGTTTTTCCGGTTTGctaaaattcaaaaaaaatggcaaGCAACCTTTTTTCCCTTTAAACTAAACACCCTCTGGAATGAGCAAATGTTTACCAAAATATACGAAACAAGTTGAATCTTTAGGGATTCAATAGAGGTGCTGTGCAGACAAAGATgtttctgaaaaaaaaaaaaaaaaaaaaggaagatgattcattttattcaaattataaTCTCAAGATCTGTTGCGCCGGCATGAGCGACAAAGAACGaagaattatcaaaaaagCGCATAACCCATTTGGACAGATCACCAGAGCGTCTTATGGGGGGACTCGAGCCTTCATAATACTCGGCTTAGGTGACCCTTCACATTATCGGCCAACGTGGGTAACCGCTTTATTTGAATAGACTCACCACTACAATACCTTTATTATGGCTTCCTTGCGCCCGAAAACAAAGTTAAAACCTAAATCTAAATATAACAACGGCCTACCTCAGTTTTACTCATATAAAGACAAAGCTATCACAAACGATTATTCATCACACCAATATATTCGGTTGGCCTTTAATTTGTACCACAGATACAGTATGTTGGTTAAATTGTTTTTCATCTCTTTAGCAATATACTTTACTTATGACTGGGCATTCAGCTCGTCGCCTGAATCCGGTAAGAAGCTAACAAGCGAAGAATTGTGGGCATCACGTAAACTGGAAGTCAAGAATACTTTTCTGCAAAGCTGGAATGACTATGTCAAGCATGGATGGGGATATGATATTTACGCTCCAGTCAAACAGACTGGTAAAAATATGGTTTCAAAGCCGTTAGGGTGGATCATTGTGGATTCCCTTGATACATTGATGTTAATGGGTTGTGAAGAGGAGTTAGAAGATGCAAAAAATTGGGTTGATAAGGAACTTGATTATGATATCAATGCGGACGTTAATGTATTTGAAACTACTATTAGGATGCTGGGTGGGTTACTTTCAGCGCATTATCTATcggatgatgatgatacaGTATTTCTAGAAAAGGCTGTTATTTTGGGTAATAAATTGGTGTCTGCTTTTGATACCCCTACAGGAATACCAGTTATGGAACTTAACCTGAAAAGCCAAAAGCCAGGGAAGCAAGGTTTTCCCGCTATGGGCGCATCGACCTCTGAAATCGCAACACTACAGTTGGAGTTTAAGTATTTATCGAATTTGACAGGTGAAGCTTATTTTTGGGACGCTGCAGAAAAGGTCATGgatattttggattctAACCAGTACAAAGCGCCAGGAATACACAATGAATATGATGGGTTAGCACCCATCTATGTTAACCAGTTCAATGGAgaattcaaaaaagaaCTGATTCGTTTAGGTTCACGTGGAGATTCCTACTATGAATATCTACTAAAACAATATCTACAGACAGATGAAAACAGATATTTAGAAATGTACGAGCACGCGTTCAAAGGCATTAAAAAGCATTTAATGAGAAGATCATATCCTAATAAGCTTGTTTATTTGGGTGAGTTGCCAAACGGAATTAACGGAGAACTTGACGATAAAATGGACCATCTAGTCTGTTTTATTGGTGGGTTGTTTGCACTTGGTGCTACTAGAGGTTTAACTGAAAGCAATGCAAAATCTCAGCCTTGGTGGAATGAGTTACAGCAAGAACAATTAGATCTGGGTAAGGAGCTCGCTAAAACATGTTACCATATGTACCACGATACGCCTGGCACTGGCCTGTCACCTGAGattgttgttttctcaCAAGGTGGCAAGAATGATCTTAATCCTGATCATAGAGGAACTACATGGAGCAGTGGTGGGGACTTCTATATCAAGCCAAACGATAAACATAATTTACAGAGACCGGAAACTGTTGAAACATTATATTACCTATATAAAATTACTGGTGATATCAAGTACCGTGAGTGGGGATGGGAAATATTTGAGAACTTTGTGACACATACCAGCATAAGTGATCCTAATGGCAAAAATGTAAGGTATACGACCTTGAAAGACTGCACTGTTTCCCCTTCAGTCAAAGCAGATAATATGGAATCATTTTGGTTAGCCgaaactttgaaatatttgTACCTTCtgtttgatgatgaaacagGCACTACTTTAAAGGGTGAATTGAAGAACGGTAAACCAGATAAATGGGATATTAAAAACATGGTGTTCAATACAGAAGCACATCCATTGCCTAAATTTGATAGAAGTAAATTTGTAAAAGGTACCGGTGAAGCTGCAAAACTTCCAAATACATTTGTTAAAGATAATGAGGAAAGAATTAGAAAGGTAAATGAAGCTGCCGACGCGCTGAAAAGAAAGTTGGATGTTGAAGCTAATAAAAAAGCAAGTTTAGAGCATGAGGAAGCCTTTGCGGATGATAAAAAGGTGGAAGCAATCAGAGAGATGCGGATGAATGATGATGTTCACGAAGAATTCAATTCTGAGTATGTtgcatttgaagaaaagcTAGAAGCGGGACCAAAAGATAGTTCTAAGAAAGAACAACCAGTGGAGGATGAGTTCTCTGTTgatgacattgaaaaaaatctgAATCAGAGGCACAGTGATAAGCAGGACACTATTTCGAATGGTAATTTGGCTAAAacagagaaggaaaaaggGGTGGAAGTCCCCGCAGAGAGGACAACGGCTTCGAAAGATGATATCTCAAAGCCTTTAAATGTACAAGCGGAAGAAGCCAAAATTGAATCTGACCTGAAATTAACTCAGAAGGACGAAAAGGAGGGTGTAAAACTTTTGGATAACGATGTTGCAAAGCCCTTGGATGAACAAGTTAAAGAAGTGTTGGCAGAAGCTGAGGAAAAGATGAAAGAATCAGCAGGTGGCGTTGGTGACACTGCCATTGGAAATCAGAATTAGGGAAGTATTCTTTGATTGGCAATGAGATTTCCAAATGTGGTCTCAGTATTAAAGCTAATGAAATCTTCGGTTACATAGAATTAATTTAAATAAATGACtatatcaaaataaaatataaatcATTTACTAATGTTGACAGATGCCCGCTTCACCATCATTATCCTCGGTCTTCACCTTCTTTGCCGATTTCATCATACTTGCAATATCTTTACTTGCAGCCTTCCGTTTGGTGTTCTGCTTTTTCTCAAACTTTTCAGCTTGTTCTTGGCGATTTTTCTGGCCTAACTGTTGtagttcttcaaatctatTAATATAATCCTGATCATCTTTAGACTTCCCCACTAACCATTCTAGCAGTTTGATTTCCTCCCCATATGAACTATCGTCTTTAGCATCAACAGGAGTCTCCAAAATCAGCGGAATGTTGTCCAAACGTTTATCACTTGATAATAATCTAAAACATTCTAGAGTTAAAAAACCCCATCCTAATTTTTGATGTAGATCTCGATTTGCACCAATTGGAGCCATTGAGTCATTTATATGAACAGAAGCCAAATGTTCCAgtccaattttttcctcaaaCTCATTCCAAAATTTGTTCCAGCCCTCTTCATTACTTAAATCGTAGCCAGCTGCAAAGGAGTGACAAGTATCAATGCAAATGCCGACACGGGATGGATCGTCCAGTAATTGAAACAGATCGTGGAAATCGTCAAGATTACCACATACGTAACTACCGTGTCCAGCCATATTTTCTACGACTATCCGGACAAATTCTGTTTCCTTAACTGCCTTATTTAATCCAGTCGCTAGTCTTCTTACAGCAGCGCTAGCCTCAACGCCATTTTCATCCTTGATCTTCGTAGTGCCTTCCCCCAAAGATGAGCCAGGATGGAAATTATACAATCCGATATCAAGTTGTTCACAccttttcaaatcatcaagcAAGCAATCAAAA carries:
- a CDS encoding uncharacterized protein (PKUD0C09860; similar to Saccharomyces cerevisiae YKL114C (APN1); ancestral locus Anc_2.458), giving the protein MPPRKVKAKVAKPTFERLLDTPKKFGAHVGMGGGVYNAVTNAAALGCNSFALFLKSPRRWESPQISPEDAKKFKDLCRQHNYNPRTDVLPHGSYFINMANPDEEKLAKSFDCLLDDLKRCEQLDIGLYNFHPGSSLGEGTTKIKDENGVEASAAVRRLATGLNKAVKETEFVRIVVENMAGHGSYVCGNLDDFHDLFQLLDDPSRVGICIDTCHSFAAGYDLSNEEGWNKFWNEFEEKIGLEHLASVHINDSMAPIGANRDLHQKLGWGFLTLECFRLLSSDKRLDNIPLILETPVDAKDDSSYGEEIKLLEWLVGKSKDDQDYINRFEELQQLGQKNRQEQAEKFEKKQNTKRKAASKDIASMMKSAKKVKTEDNDGEAGICQH
- a CDS encoding uncharacterized protein (PKUD0C09830; similar to Saccharomyces cerevisiae YML081C-A (ATP18); ancestral locus Anc_4.353): MQFMGVKAYKFPLVKFYWPFFVGFGITTVLISKAQTALSNTEEFINDPRHPRFASGDVDHK
- a CDS encoding uncharacterized protein (PKUD0C09840; similar to Saccharomyces cerevisiae YJR130C (STR2) and YML082W (YML082W); ancestral locus Anc_4.354), with the translated sequence MPVNPPSQNIGAPIPNNTDHAVSVTLPTWEATVGYEEGKDWVVQKMNSGYPRFFIHNDIQQLAKLVEGSYGRDDERCMIFPTYNIAKRCRAFIKEKAAALNPPVKAVVRILQLSSPPPANAEETSTKVEANLAFVFFHSKLFPIAKQYWQHSGEGISSRLAEYFLSEMKDKLAAEMNSKRDSASTASSSSHSPRPSRSSRSSRSSINISRSNIKQESATFIEERFGRNLDLRFAKDAKKILLQRLASEYDHSYSDSENVYLYPSGMAAIFNAHRAILGFNDEKDSNTLKSVCFGFPYVDTLNILRKWGAGVHFYGFGDDESLDDLELRLESGERILSLFCEFPSNPLLKTPDIIRIKKLSDKFGFSVVVDDTVGNSSNVNVIPYCDIVVSSLTKIFSGDSNVMAGCLVLNKKGKNYDKLKEFMNDDYEDFFWDQDAIYLERNSRDFEERSKKMNENAEQVLKLFQESPLIEKIFYPSVTSPASKAHYDQVKREHGGYGALLSVVFKDEMDAICFYNTVQLSKGPSLGTNFTLVCPYSILAHYNELDEVAKWGVDPNLVRLSIGMEKTEDLLKTLKEALDAAQEQHEI
- a CDS encoding uncharacterized protein (PKUD0C09850; similar to Saccharomyces cerevisiae YJR131W (MNS1); ancestral locus Anc_4.355) yields the protein MASLRPKTKLKPKSKYNNGLPQFYSYKDKAITNDYSSHQYIRLAFNLYHRYSMLVKLFFISLAIYFTYDWAFSSSPESGKKLTSEELWASRKLEVKNTFLQSWNDYVKHGWGYDIYAPVKQTGKNMVSKPLGWIIVDSLDTLMLMGCEEELEDAKNWVDKELDYDINADVNVFETTIRMLGGLLSAHYLSDDDDTVFLEKAVILGNKLVSAFDTPTGIPVMELNLKSQKPGKQGFPAMGASTSEIATLQLEFKYLSNLTGEAYFWDAAEKVMDILDSNQYKAPGIHNEYDGLAPIYVNQFNGEFKKELIRLGSRGDSYYEYLLKQYLQTDENRYLEMYEHAFKGIKKHLMRRSYPNKLVYLGELPNGINGELDDKMDHLVCFIGGLFALGATRGLTESNAKSQPWWNELQQEQLDLGKELAKTCYHMYHDTPGTGLSPEIVVFSQGGKNDLNPDHRGTTWSSGGDFYIKPNDKHNLQRPETVETLYYLYKITGDIKYREWGWEIFENFVTHTSISDPNGKNVRYTTLKDCTVSPSVKADNMESFWLAETLKYLYLLFDDETGTTLKGELKNGKPDKWDIKNMVFNTEAHPLPKFDRSKFVKGTGEAAKLPNTFVKDNEERIRKVNEAADALKRKLDVEANKKASLEHEEAFADDKKVEAIREMRMNDDVHEEFNSEYVAFEEKLEAGPKDSSKKEQPVEDEFSVDDIEKNLNQRHSDKQDTISNGNLAKTEKEKGVEVPAERTTASKDDISKPLNVQAEEAKIESDLKLTQKDEKEGVKLLDNDVAKPLDEQVKEVLAEAEEKMKESAGGVGDTAIGNQN